The Lachnospiraceae bacterium genome includes the window GATGAATATTGAGCTTGTAAAATTAACGAGTGAGTATAAAGAACAGCTTATAGATATGCTGACAGAATGGAAAAATGATATCCTTATCAATCATACGGATAAGTCTCCGGGCAGGTTATGGGCCAATGATTTTCATGATTTTGATCATTATCTTAAAAACCTAGAGATCAAAGAGGATACCCCCGGTGGACTAGTTCCGGATACAACATTATTTTGTCTTGATAAAGACAGGAATATTTTCGTAGGAGCTGTCAATATCCGGCACTATCTCAATGAGGCATTATTAAAAAATGGCGGTCATATAGGCGATGGAATTAGACCCAGTGAAAGAAGAAAGGGCTATGCAACGGCCATGATCACTTTGGCGCTAGAGGAATGTAAAAAGCTTGGCATTGATAAGGTGCTCATGTGCTGTGACAAAGACAATATTGGTTCGGCGAAATCAATCATAAATAATGGCGGTGTATTGGAAAATGAGATCGAAGAGGACGGGCATATCGAGCAGCGG containing:
- a CDS encoding GNAT family N-acetyltransferase, producing the protein MNIELVKLTSEYKEQLIDMLTEWKNDILINHTDKSPGRLWANDFHDFDHYLKNLEIKEDTPGGLVPDTTLFCLDKDRNIFVGAVNIRHYLNEALLKNGGHIGDGIRPSERRKGYATAMITLALEECKKLGIDKVLMCCDKDNIGSAKSIINNGGVLENEIEEDGHIEQRYWIQL